The following is a genomic window from Pyricularia oryzae 70-15 chromosome 5, whole genome shotgun sequence.
TTTTACCAAAGAGGCGGGCCTGCGTAGCCTGGAACGCTTCCTCTGAGGGCTCAccgccgtcctcgtcgtcctcgtcttcCGCCGCGCgcttcttgcccttcttcttcgCCTTGGGCGCAGCGGCACCGTACTTCTCGGCCAGCCGGTCCAGGGCGTCCATCCGATCGGCCTGCCTGCCCCGGATCAGCGCCGCAAGCGCATCCTCGCCGCCGGcatccttcttcttccctTTCCCCTTGCCCTTACCCTCCCCGGCAGCACCGCCGCCAAACAACTTGCCATGCACCCCGAGCTCCTTGGCATACTcctccgcctcggccgcctcgcCCTTTGCGTCCTTGACCCTCTTGtccctcttcttcttgctctCCTTGGTGTACGCCTTGAACCCCTCAACGTCCCCCTTGGAAATCGCCTCGTCGATCCAGGCCCTGAACcgctcgtcgtcctcgaggACGTTGCTGAGCATGACAGACTCGTAGACGACGTCGAGGTCGCCGCGACCGGCCTCGTACGCGGCCAAGACGTCGTCGCGTTCCTCGTCGGAGCCCTTGTACGTGCGCGCAAACTTCTCAATCGCCTCGCCCGACACGGCGTCGGCGAACTGCGCCCGGTAAAAGTCGCTCCAGTCGAAGCCGTCAGAGTCCACGATCGACTCGGACGTCGAGCCCGTCGCGTCGTAGCGGGCCCGCCGCGCCGGGTCAGACAGCACCGCGTACGCAAAGGCGATCTGCTGGAACTTTTCGTGCGCGCTGGCTTTTTGGTCCTCGGGGACCTTGTCTGTTCCGGGGAGGGTTGTCGATTAGCAAGGATAAGTATGCCGAAAGACTTGAGGAATACGATCAAGAAATGAGAATACGTGTAGAGTTTCCATGTCCGATTTGTAGCAGTCACTCACCAGGATGGTTCTTCAATGCGGCCTTTCGGTATGCGGCCTTGACCTGATCTGGAGTGGCCGTATGGTCCAGAGAGAGGACCTCATAAGGATCGATGGTGGGTGGCTCCTCA
Proteins encoded in this region:
- a CDS encoding chaperone dnaJ 6, with amino-acid sequence MDSYQEPTGEEPPTIDPYEVLSLDHTATPDQVKAAYRKAALKNHPDKVPEDQKASAHEKFQQIAFAYAVLSDPARRARYDATGSTSESIVDSDGFDWSDFYRAQFADAVSGEAIEKFARTYKGSDEERDDVLAAYEAGRGDLDVVYESVMLSNVLEDDERFRAWIDEAISKGDVEGFKAYTKESKKKRDKRVKDAKGEAAEAEEYAKELGVHGKLFGGGAAGEGKGKGKGKKKDAGGEDALAALIRGRQADRMDALDRLAEKYGAAAPKAKKKGKKRAAEDEDDEDGGEPSEEAFQATQARLFGKKSNGEKAAAGSTKKRTRRG